The window TGCGCTTTCTCACCATGAACGCTGGGATGGAAGCGGCTACCCAAATGGATTACAAGGAAACCAGATACCTTTCACCGGTCGTATCCTGAATATCGCCGATATATACGATGCACTCCGGAACAAGAGGGTATACAAGCCGGCCTTTGACCACGAGACAACATACAGGATAATCACCGAAGGCGATGGCAGGACACTACCTTCACATTTTGACCCCCCCATACTACAGGCCTTCAGGGAGACAGCCTCGCGCTTTGAGGAGATATACGGGAAAATGCAGGAATAATATCATGACAAGGAAAATTTCGAGATATGGGAACTCCCGAAAACAATCAGGAAACATCTCGGCTGAGCGATCTACTGAATATCAGACAGCTTTCTGCCTCTGCCGTTTTTTTCGATACCAGTCAAACAACTTCTTTGTACAGACAGGGAAGAGCCCCAGCAGGGTGAACGAGATGATCAACCCCGGCGAGAGAATGCCACTGAGAGAATCGATCTTGCCGAGTTCCTGGCCGGCGTTGACATAGACGATAGTGCCGGCAAGCATGCCAAGCTGCGATACCCAGTAAAAGGTCCTGAGCGGTATCTTTGTGAGACCCATCAGAAGGTTTATCATAAAGAAAGGAAAGACCGGTATCAGTCGGAGTGTAAAAAGGTAGAAGGCACCCTCCTCCGCAATCCCCCTGTCTATGACAGAGAGCCGGTCTCCGAACTTCTTCTGTACCCAGTCCCGCAGGATATAGCGAGAACCGAAGCAGGCGAGGGTTGCGCCGATGCTGCTTGCAAACGAGATGATTACGGTGCCCCTCCAGAGACCGAAAATGGCTCCGCCTGCAAGGCTCATAACCGTAGCGCCGGGCAGGGAAAGGGCAGTGACAGAGATATACATCGCCATATAGGCGGCAATAACCGCAACGCCATGATCTGCATAGAGTGAAACAAAACGCTGCTGGGATTCCTTCACAAATGCAAGGCTCAGGAGATCACCAAGGACATAGATCCTCAGAACCATTGCCACCGCAATGAGCAGCGCCGCGAGCACCACTTTTCTGACTGCATCGCGGCTCATATCACAGAGCTGACGCCATGACAGGCTCTCGCCTCTTTTGAACAGGCCAACTGCCTGCTATCGAATCGAGCCTGCTCACGTGAATCCTTTGCCGGCAGTGCATGCGAAACAATGATCGCCCACCGCAATAGCGCGCCCGGAGAGAGCGCCAAGGTCAAAGGTGCGTACATGCTGCGGACAGGTTTCATCAAGAGGGATATCCAGCACCTGGTTAAAATCGCAGTCATAGAGCCTGCCATCCCAACCCACACTGATCATGTATCTGCACATGAGCCCTGGCAGGGCATTTGCGTTAAAGGAACATTTTAGGAGATCGTGATACTGCTCTTCCTTGCCTGCCTCCTCAAGGACCTTCGAGAACCTGCCGACAGCCACGTTGGCAAACATGAAAAGATGATCGAAGGATATGCCGTGTTCCTCCATGAGAACCCTTTTGTAGTCTCCTTCGAGCTGAGCCTGCGATGCAGGGAGAAACGCCCCTCCAGGGTTGTACGCCAGATGGAGCCGTTTTGCTGAATTCCCTGTTCCATATCCGATCGCGTTCAGCCGCTTCAGGACTTGAACGCTCCGTCGGAAGGCACCCTTGCCCCGCATGCTGTCCACATTCCCCTCGGTATAGCAGGGCAGGGAACCGGTAATCTCCAGATCATGGCGGCCAAACAGGTCAAAGAGATATTCATAACGCGGGTCAGCGAGCACGGTGAGATTGCTGCGGATAATCACCTGCCTGCCGAGCCTCCTGCTCTCCTCAACCAAAAACATAAAGTTCGGGTTCAGCTCAGGAGCACCGCCGGTGATGTCAAGTATGCTGATCGTAGTATCCCTCAAAACCGAGAGCACCATTTCAGCGGTCTCTCTCTTCATCGCTTCGCTGCGCAGCGGCCCGGCATCGACATGACAGTGGCTGCAGGTCATATTGCAGACATAGCCGAGGTTGATCTGGAGCGTAGATACGGAAACTGCCCTGAGCGGTCCTGACTGGAGTGCACTGACCTTATCCTGAAACCTCATGGCTCTATCTTACCAAGTTCATAACCGAAATAATATCCTGCCATTATCAATTTTTCTGCTACAATTTTTATAATAAGGCTGACTAAGTAACAGACTATGGAACTATCGATAAGAACGATTGCCCTTTTTCGCGGACTGGCCTCATGGGGAGGCTTTTTTGTTTTTCTGTGTTTTGAGTATTTGCGGCCCTATCGCCCCTCATCAGTGCCGAAGACCGAAAGGCTTTTAACCAACATCTCACTCACCATATTAAACAGCGTAGTCCTCAGCCTTCTTTTTGCCACGGCGACGATCAATATCTCTCTTGATGTCTCAGCAAACCATATCGGCATATTGAACAACTTCAATCTGCCTTTCTGGCAGAGGGTTTTTCTGGCGGTCATATTCATGGACTTCGTATTTTACTTCTGGCATATTTTAAATCACCGGCTCCCTATCCTTTGGCGTTTTCACCGCGTGCATCACAGTGATCTGAATATGGATGTGTCAACCGCGAGCCGCTTTCATATCGGTGAACTTGCGCTTTCTTCCGGCATCAAGATCGGCCTGATCTATCTTATCGGTGCAAACGTGGCGAGCGTCATCCTCTTCGAAAGCCTCCTGGGACTGACGGCACAGTTCCAGCACAGCAGCGTCAAAGTTCCGCTATGGTTCGAGAAGTTCTTCTGGCTTTTCTTTGTGCCGCCATCCATGCACCGGATCCATCACTCGGTCGTGATTCCGGAGCGCAATACGAACTACGGTACGATCCTCTCGATCTGGGACCGGATTCTCGGAACTCTGCGGCACGATGTACCCCAGGAAGGGATCGTGATCGGTCTCGGTTCATACCGCACGCCAGAGGGCCTTGGACTACTCAGCCTTCTTCTCATGCCCTTTACCCGTAGCGCGCGATGATCTCCGTAATCATTCCGGTGCTCAATGAAGAGATGCATCTCGCACGCTGCATGGAATCCCTCAGGCAAGAGGCCTTTTCAGGTGAGCTCATTGTCGCCGATGGCGGCAGCACGGACAGGTCAAAAGAGATCGCAGAGAAGTGCCACGGGGTTCAATGGGTGGAATCCGGGAAAGGACGCGGGGTTCAGATGAACGCCGGCAGTGCAGTCGCAGCGGGTGACTTTCTTCTCTTTCTTCATGCTGATACCCTTCTTGAACAGGGTTGGTCAAAAGAGGTCTGTTCTGCTTTTGATGATCCATCCGTCATCGGAGGGGCGTTCAGCTTCAGCATAGATGATCCTTCTCCGAAATATCGGTTTGTTGAAGCATGGGTCAGGATGCGCTGCCGGGTCTTCCGGCTTCCCTACGGCGATCAGGCGATCTTTATCAGAAAGAGCGTCTTTCAGAAACTCGGCGGGTATAAGGAGATACCGCTCATGGAGGATGTTGATATAATCAAACGCATGAAATCAAATGGAGAAATCGCCCTGCTCAGTTGCAGGGCAGTCACGTCAGGACGCAGGTGGATCGGCAAAGGTCTGGTGAAAACCGCGCTCATAAACCAGATTACCATGCTGCTCTATCAGCTTGGCGTCAGCCCAGAACGGCTCGCGAGGTTCTATTACCGATGAACAGGAATGTGTACGGCATTATGATCAAATATCCTGAGCCGGGCCGGGTGAAAACGCGTCTGGCAAGAGATGTCGGCCATAAAAAGGCCGCGGAGATCTATCGGGATATCACTGAGCTGGTCATAATAAACACGTTGCCGGTCGGGCAGAACTATAGACGTATCATTCTTTACGATCCGCCGGAGCGGCTTGGTGACTTCGAACAATGGCTGCCGGGGAATCATTTCGTCCTGCAGCAGGGCAATGACATTGGCGAAAGGATGGACAACGCGATCAGGGAATTGCTGACCCACGGCGCTGAAAGGGCTGTCCTGACCGGGGCCGATATTCCCGGCCTGAACTCGGATGTTATAGCCGGTGCCTTTACCGCACTCGATCATGCGGACCTCGTGATCGGCCCGGCCAAAGACGGCGGATATTATTTGATCGGCATGAAAAAGCCGCATCCGGAGATATTCCTAAATATTACGTGGAGCACGGCAGAAGTTCTTGAGCAGACAGTCGGGGTAATAGAAGAGCTGCACCTGACTGTTGCATACACGCCTGTTCTCGCCGATACGGACAGGGTCGAAGACCTGGCACATTTCCCTCGTCCGTGACAGGCAGTCAGCTATCAAAAGTCAAAGGAGCATATTCATCGATGGGAGCTTCAATAAGTCTAAAGTTTTCACCGGAATTTGTCGAAGTAATAACCAGAGATGCGCGCAGACGCCATAAGGAGGATACCATGATCTTGCCGTCCCTGTTCAGATGTCTTCTTATCTTCGTTATGCTGCAGCTAATCGCCGGCTGTAACCAGAATCCCCCGCAAAAGATCAATCTGGAAAAACGCAAGGCAGTAGTAGCTGAAAAAAAGAATGGCAAGGCAATACGAATTGCGGTAGGGGGTATGATAACCCCGCGTGAGGGTTTTGCCTATTACCGGCAGTTTCTTGATTACATAGGCGAAAAGATGGAAAAACCGGTCGAATTTGTGGACCGCGAAGATTATGCCGAGATCAACAAACTGGTCGCAACTGGGCAGGTTGATCTGGCCTTTGTCTGCGGCGGCCCCTATGTGGACGGCAAGAAAGAGTTTGATATGGAACTCCTTGCTGCGCCGGTCGCCTACGGTGAAACGGTTTACTACTCGTATATCATCGTCAACAGGAACAGTCCTTTTCAGCAGCTGAACGATCTCAGGGGGAAACGCTTTGCCTTTACCGACCCGCTCTCCAATTCGGGAAAACTGGTGCCGACATACATGCTTGCAAAGATGCAGGAAACACCTGATTCTTTCTTCGGCAAATATTCCTATCTCGGCTCCCATGACAAGGCAATTCAGGCCGTTGCCGAGGGAGTGGTCGATGGCGCTGCCGTTGACAGTCTTATCTGGGAATATGCAAACAGGACGTCACCCAAATTCACGTCAAAGACGCGGATCATCCTGAAATCGCCGCCGTATGGGATACCTCCGGTTGTCGTTCCAAAAGGACTGAACGCCGGGCTTAAAGAGCAGCTCCGCAAGATTTTTCTTGAATCCCATACCGATCCGAAGGGGGCCGAAATTCTCAGGAAGATGCATATCGACCGCTTTGTCACCATCGAGGATAAGGCCTATGATTCAATCCGGGAGATGAAGGTCTGGATTGATAAACAAAAAGGGGTGAAATAGCCTCATAATGAAAATCCGTCTCACGATACGATCAAAACTGCTTATCGCTGTCTTCGGCATTCTTATCGTTTCGGGGGCAATACTGCTTGCGTTCAATATGACCTCGGTCTACCATAAACTTGAAGCACGGCTTCAGCTTCGCGGCGTCACCATTGCAAACCTGATGGCGCCTGAGGTTATCAACCGGGTTCTTACCGAAAATTTCCTTGCTCTTGAGCTGATGCTCAAGGACCGTCTCGGTGACGAACAGGATATCGAATATGCCTTTGTCAGCAATAAGAGCGGCAGTGTTATTGCCCATACCTTTGAGAATGGATTTCCTACAGAGTTGAAGGGTATAAATCCGGTTCCGGCCGGAAAGAACTATGCCACTATGCGTTTCTCGACAGGGAAGTCTTCGCTCATTGATATCTCCATTCCGCTTCTCAGGGGAGAGATCGGACAGCTCCATATCGGCCTCTCGGAAACATCAATACAGAAGGAGACGAGAAGTATTATCTGGTCGATCACCTGGCTGATCTCGGCAACCATGGTCCTTGCAGGAGTCGTCTTCACGGTCCTTGCACGTATCATCACAAAACCTCTGTTAGGGCTCGCAAAGACTGCTGAACAGGCATCGCAGGGCAATTTTAACCTCAATTTTGACTCATCTTCAGATGATGAAATCGGGCATCTTGCCCGCACGTTCAATACTATGATAGCTGCCCGTAAGCAGATAGAGGACGAAAGGGAATTAATAATCACCCAACTGCAAACAGCTCTGAAGGAGATTAAAACACTGAGCGGCCTCTTGCCGGTCTGTGCGTGGTGCAAAAAGATCCGCGATGACAAGGGCTACTGGAAAATGCTCGATGTCTATGTGTCTGAGCATTCAGACGCAGAATTCTCCCATGGCATCTGTCCCGAATGCCTTAAAAAGGTGAGCCCCGAAACGTATGAACGACTTGAAGACGAGAAGAAATGCGCCGAGGACTCTTCAATACATGAATGCGACTGATGATTACTGCATCATGAATAGCCGGCGCTGATAGGGCGTTCCATTCCTATTCAAGCTGCTCTCCCGATACCTGAAACGTCCGCATGAACCTTCGGTCAATGTAGTCCTTCAGAAGAAAGGGAATTCTGCCATGCCAGACGAACTTCCCGCGCCAGAGTACCCCTCTGCCGTTTCCAAGATTAAAGATAAGCATATACTGCTGCTGCGGTATGAACGTCTCCAACTCGCCGCCTTCAAGGGATGCCATAAGATTGTTGAAGAGGACCATATTCTCCCGGACCGCATAGACACCCACCTTTGCCAGTTTGTGACCTTCAAGACTGATACAATCGCCGCCGCCGAATATCCCGGGATACGCAATACTCTGAAGATGGCTGTTCACCAGGAGGCCGTTGTCAGGACCGACCGGCAACCCGGAATCCCTGAAGAGTGCTGACGGCCTTACCCCCGTGGCGATCAGGGCAATATCAAAGCCCTGGGAAGTGTTGTCATCGAAAACCACCCTATCCTCTTCGACAGCCTTTACACGCCTGCCCTCCATTACGCTGATACCCCTTGCAAGAAATGATTCCCTTGCAAGCCTTCGCACACGATCCGGAAGGGCATGAAGCATCCTGCTTCCGGCAACGAGGGTAATCTCAGCCTTACCGTCCAGACCCCGTAGCAGCCGCCATACATTGCCTGTGATTTCAACCCCGGCAGGGCCGCCGCCAACAACCGTGATGCGAAGGGTCTTTTGACCTGCACCCGCTTCGATCTCCTTCTTCGCCTTAAGCAGATTACCAATAGGTTTGACCGTGAAGATACGGGCTGAAGGGCCTGCAGTCGATGACAATGAAACCTCACTGCCTGTATTGAAAGAGACCACATCATAGCCAATACTCGTTCCCGAAACCAGAGAAAGCGACTTCGTCTGGGGCTGTATGCCGGATACCCTGTCTTCCATAAAGACTCCGCCGCGGTCTTCGGTCATTTTTTTTATGTTAAAGCGTATCTCCTGCGGCCGGTATATGCCGGACAACATGCCCGGCCCCATACCTGAATAGTATTGATATGCCGAAGAACTGATTACGGTTACCCTGTGGCCCCGATCAACGTAATCCCTTAGTTTGAAAAGAGCGGTCAGATGCGCATGGCCGCCGCCGACAAAAACAAGATCTTTTTTCATGCTGATATTTTACCGTTTTTCGCAGCCCGATACATCAATATGCTCTGCACAGGAGAGGAACTCCTGCACTCTTTGCAGGTCGGTGTCGGGAGGCGGATCGCAGGACGGCATCAGGATATAGCGGTACAGCGGATCGGATATGCCTGCAACGCATTGCGCAACCGCGCGGCAGATACTGTCCTGCCCCCCTCCGTAAATGGTATTGATCACATCTACATTTCCTGCAGTCACAAGACAATCGCGATAAAGACGGTACACATCGCCGATCGGGACTCCCGCATCGACTGTTATACAGTCCGCCCCGGACTCCGGATAGAGCGCAATCTGCTGACTGATATTGCCGCACTGATGAAGAAAACAGCCGGCACCGCGGGCCCTGACCAGCTCAAAGAGTTTTTTTTCATACGGAATAACAGCCTCCCGGTAAAGATCCTCCGATATGAGCGAAACAGCGCCGTCAGGGACCGAAATACCGTCAATGAGACCCCGATCGATAAGAGGCTCATAGAGTGCAAATGAAAGACGGACGCCCAGGTCGCAGACCTCCATGACAAACGCCCTGTCGCTCAGCACTTTTTCCTGCAACAGATGCCAGTCGCAGAGGATCATGGCCCAGGTAAAGGGTCCCCATGAGGTAGCGCAGATGTACCGGTCAGGAAGCCTGGACCGCAGACCTCCGATCATCTCCACCAAAGCAAGGCTGTGGGGCGAGTGGGCAATATCGATGTCGGCAAAGTATCTGGCGTCTTCAACACTCTGGATGAGGGGAAACGACAGAAGCGGGGCCTGCTCCCCACGGAAGGCCAGATGGCCTCCGATCGCTTCGGCAGGAAAGGAGTTCAGGCCGGAGCCTGCAAAGACAATATCCGTCTTCAGGTCCCCAAAAACAGCGGCAAGTCCTTCGGCAAACGCATCAGGCGCCTTAACAATGTCTTCGATCCGCAGCCCTGCCTGGCGGTACGACCAGAGTCCTCCACCAAACAGGGCAGAGCATATGCGGTCACTTCGTTCACCCTGAAGGATTGTTTTTGTCCGGTTTCGGCCGTCCATTCTGTATCGTAACGTCACGGTCTAAAAATTGCAAAAGGATGTATGAAACGAATGACGATATTTGTCATTTGCAAAATCGTAGCGTAAAATGAGAATGACATGGATGAATTACAGAAAGATCGATCGGGCGCCCTGACTGAAGATGCGCTTAAAATACGTGAAGAGCAATTGAGAGACGCTCAAAGGCTGGCAAAGATCGGAAGCTGGCGGTATGACGTTTCAAGCGAAAGCCTCTGGTGGTCTGATGAACTCTACCGGATGTTTGACCTGCGCAGCGAGGACGGCCCGGTCACTATGGAACGTTTTTTAGGCCGGGTCCATCCTGAGGACAGGGAGGAGCTGAAAAAACAGATTGAATCCGGCCTGCCCTACCGGTCCGATTACCGCATCCTCCTGCCTGACGGCTCGGTTAAATACGTTCACGAGGAGGTCAGGGTTCATTCTGACCGTGACGCAAAGCCGATCGCTTATACGGGAACTGCACAGGATGTCACCGACCGCAGGAAGACAGAGGATCAACTCAACCATTCTCTGTCCCTTCTGACTGCGGCTCTCGAATCGACAGCTGACGGGATCCTCATTGTAAACAGGGATGGCAAAATTGTCGGCTTCAACGAACAGTTCGCCAGACTGTGGAAGATCCCCAAGACGGTCCTCGACCCGCATGACGACCAGAAGGCCCTGGATTTTGTACTCGATCAATTGAAATATCCGGACAAGTTCGTCGCCAAGGTAAAGGCCTTGTACGCTACACCTGAAGCAAATAGTTTTGATATTTTGGAATTTAAGGATGGCCGCACCTTTGAACGATATTCACAACCACAGAAAATCAATGGCTGTCCGGTCGGCAGGGTGTGGAGTTTCCGCGATATTACTCAGCAGAGAAGGACAGAGGAGAAGCTTTTAAAGAGCGAAGAGCGTTTTCGGTTAGCCATGCAGGGCGCAAACGACGGGTTATGGGATTGGAATCTGCTGACCGACGAAGTGTACTATTCTCCCCGCTGGAAATCGATGCTCGGCTATGCAGAGGACGAGCTTGATAATACCCTTGACACCTGGAAGCGGCTGGTCAGCCCTGTTGATCAGGATACCACCCTTGCGCTGGTTGGTGAAGTCGTTGAAGGTCATATGGACAAGTTTGAGGTCGAGTTTCGCATGCAGCATAAGGGCGGCCACTATCTTGATATCCTGTCCCGTGCCATCCTTGTACGTGACGATGGCGGCAAACCCGTCCGTCTGATCGGAACACATGTTGACATTACCAGGCGCAAAAAGACCGAGGCAGCCCTGCGTGAGAGCGAACGACGGTACAGGATCTTTTTCGACCAATCGCCTGATGGCGTCTTACTGATGAACGCAAAGGGTGAAATAGTCAGTTTCAACGATGCGGTTTGCGAGCAGCTGGGATACACCCGTGAGGAATTTTCCACGCTGCAGATAGCGGACATCGACCCTGTAGAAAGCCAGGCCGACATCAGTTTACGTTTTGAGAAAGTTTTCAGGGACGGAAAAGACCGATTTGAAGTGAAGCATAGAACAAAACAGGGTGATATACGGGACGTATTTGTCATAATCCAGACTTTGGAGTTGTCCGGTCAAATGTTCTTCCACACTATCTGGCAGGACATCACGGACCGCAGGCGGGCGGTAGATGCCCTGCGGGCGAGCGAGCGAATGCTCCAAACGATCATTGACACCGAGCCGGAATGCGTGAAGCTGCTCGACAAGGATGCCAACCTCATCATGATGAACCGGGCGGGCCTTGAGATGATAGAGGCCGACTCATTAGAACAGGTAAAAGGTCAAAGCGTCTCCCCCCTGATCACGGCCGAATACCGGCAGCCGTTCATGGATCTGACCAGGCGAGTCTTTCAGGGAGAGGCCGGAAAGCTTCTGTTTGAGATCACAGGTCTGAAGGGCCGTCACCTCTGGATGGAAACCCATGCCGTGCCTCTGTTGAACGATAGCAATGAGATCTTTGCTGCGCTGGGCGTAACGCGCGATGTTACTGCCCGGAAAGCGGCAGAGGAGAAGATCAGCCGGAGCGAGCAGTTCATCAGGAGCATCCTCGACACCGTGGACGAAGGGTTCATCGTCCTCGACCGGGACTACCGTATACTTACGGCCAACAAGGCCTATTGCAGTCAGGTGGGCGGATGCGACGAGAAGATTATCGGCAGACACTGTTACGAGATATCGCATAAAACTGAACGTCCCTGCTTCGAAGAGGGCGAAGAATGTGCAGCACGCCATGCATTTGAAAAAGGAATACCCCACACAGCCCTGCACCGCCACAAAGATGCCGGCGGCAATATCCTCTACGTGGAGACCAAGGCCTTTCCGATCAAAGACACAGAAGGCAACGTCACCTCTGTCATTGAGGTAATCAACAACATCACTGAAAAATACCTGCTTGAAGAAGAGCGGCTCAGGACCCAGAAGCTCGAATCGATCGGCACGCTTGCCGGCGGCATAGCCCATGACTGTAATAATCTGCTTCAGGGTGTGTTTGGGTATATCTCGATGGCAAAGATCACCCATGATCAGAAGGAAAAGTCACTTGCCATGCTCGATCAGGCAGAAGAAGCCCTTCATTTGTCGGTCAATCTCACGACCCAGCTGCTTACGTTTTCCAAGGGCGGCAAGCCGCTGAAGAAGCTGATCAGGATCGCGCCGGTAATTGAAAATGCGGTGAAGTTCGCTCTGAGCGGTTCCCATACAGACTTTCGGCTGGACATACTTTCCGATCTTTGGACAGTGGAGGCGGATGCAGGGCAGCTTGCGCAGGTGATACAGAACATTGTGCTCAATGCCAATGAGGCAATGGCAGGCAGTGCACGATAACGATCGCAATCAGCAATGTTGAGATGCCCTCAAGGGCCAACCTGCTGCTGCCTGATGGAGGGCAGTTTGTGCGGATAGCTATCGAGGACACCGGCACAGGCATACCAGAGCCGAACCTGGCAAAGATCTTCGATCCTTACTTTACGACCAAGCAGAAAGGCAGCGGCCTGGGGCTGGCGACATCGTATTCGATCATAAAGAACCACGGTGGAGTTATTGAGGTAAAATCAGAGGTGAACCGGGGCACCACCTTCACCATTTATCTTCCGGCGTCCAGGGGCACAGAGATTGGAACGGCAGCGGCCACTACAGCAGCTGCGGGGACAAGGAAGGGCAGGGTACTGCTGATGGACGACGAAGAGCTGGTGCGAAATGTTGCAAGGGAGATGATCGCAGCCCTTGGCCATGAGGTGGAAGGGGCAGAAGACGGTATGAGGGCGATAGAGCTGTTCCGGCAGGCGAGGGATGCCGGCAGACCCTTTGATCTGGTGATCCTGGATCTTACGGTAAAGGGCGGGATGGGAGGAGAAGAGGCGATCGCAAAGATCCGGGAGATTGCCCCTGAGGTCAAGGCAGTTGTATCGAGCGGATATGCAGACAGTCCTATCGTAGCCGACTTTCCTGCCTATGGTTTTTCAGCGGTTCTGAACAAACCCTACAGGATTGATTCCCTGAAGAACTGCCTGGACCCATTCTTTTCGTAGTCTGCAGTCTTGTCAGCGCGCAGGTATCTCCAACCTCATCATATTCAGAGGAACGGATCCCAATGTTCCTGCTGCAGGCGCAACTCGCTGTCATAAATTTGATTTGTCATTCGCCTTGTCATAACGTAAAATTAGAGGCATGGACGATAGACAAAAAGACCCTGAAGGCCTCCGGAAAACCGAGAAATTATCTTTTGACGGAACAGCCATGTACCGCGCGCTCTTCGATAGTTCACGGGATGCTGTCGGGGTGTCAAAAGCCGGAATTCATCTGCTGGTGAATAATGCATATCTTGATCTGTTCGGTTTTCCCCGGGATTACGATATCACCGGCAGACCGGTCCTGGACCTGATCGCTCCGGCCAGCCGTGCTCAAATCAGCGATTACATCCGTCGCCGCTCTCATGGCGAAACGGTCACCTCTCTTTATGAGACGCGAGGGCTGCGGGCAGACGGCACAGAGTTCGATATGGAGGTGAGCGTTTCGCTCTACCCGGAACATGGTGAAAACCACACGCTGGTAATCCTCAGGGATATCTCGGAGCGCACGAAGGCTGCAGAAGAAATTGCCGAACGTGAGGCCATGTTGAGACAGATTATGGACACGGCAAGTGTCGCGATCTTTCTCATAGACAAGACCGGCCATATCACAACTGCCAATAACCGCATGGCAGACATGTTCGGCTGCCCGATGGAAGAGCTTATCGGAAGCGAATATGTTGATCATGTTCATCCGCTTGAGCGCGAGATTGGCAGGCAGAAAATGCTGGCGTTGCTGGCGAGCAAAATACCGTCCGTTGATCTCGAACGCCTTTACCTGAAAAAGGATGGGGCCGAGTTCTGGGGACACCTTGCAGGCAGGCGTTTTCATGATGTCCGGGGCAATGAACTCGGCCTGATCGGCGTCATAACTGACATCACTATGCGCAAGATGACGGAAACCGCGCTGCGAGAGAGCGAAGCGACAGCACGCACGCTTCTGGATATTCCTGTGGCGGCAGCGTTCCTGCTTGACCGGGATGGAAAATGCCTTGATGCAAACGAAACATTCGCCCAGCGGTTCGGCAAAACGCGGACGGATGTCATCGGGCTCGTCGTCTGGGACCTTTTCCCTCCTGAGGTTGCAGAGAGACGAAGGGCACATTTTGAGCAGGTCCTGAAAGATAAGAAGATGGTCCGTTACGAAGATGAACGCGGGGGCAGATGGAACGATTCGCTCATTGCGCCAATCCTCGACAGCAGCGGAGAGGTCTCGAGGATTGCGGTTGTAGGCTTTGATATAACCGAGCGAAA of the Nitrospirota bacterium genome contains:
- a CDS encoding PAS domain S-box protein; protein product: MDELQKDRSGALTEDALKIREEQLRDAQRLAKIGSWRYDVSSESLWWSDELYRMFDLRSEDGPVTMERFLGRVHPEDREELKKQIESGLPYRSDYRILLPDGSVKYVHEEVRVHSDRDAKPIAYTGTAQDVTDRRKTEDQLNHSLSLLTAALESTADGILIVNRDGKIVGFNEQFARLWKIPKTVLDPHDDQKALDFVLDQLKYPDKFVAKVKALYATPEANSFDILEFKDGRTFERYSQPQKINGCPVGRVWSFRDITQQRRTEEKLLKSEERFRLAMQGANDGLWDWNLLTDEVYYSPRWKSMLGYAEDELDNTLDTWKRLVSPVDQDTTLALVGEVVEGHMDKFEVEFRMQHKGGHYLDILSRAILVRDDGGKPVRLIGTHVDITRRKKTEAALRESERRYRIFFDQSPDGVLLMNAKGEIVSFNDAVCEQLGYTREEFSTLQIADIDPVESQADISLRFEKVFRDGKDRFEVKHRTKQGDIRDVFVIIQTLELSGQMFFHTIWQDITDRRRAVDALRASERMLQTIIDTEPECVKLLDKDANLIMMNRAGLEMIEADSLEQVKGQSVSPLITAEYRQPFMDLTRRVFQGEAGKLLFEITGLKGRHLWMETHAVPLLNDSNEIFAALGVTRDVTARKAAEEKISRSEQFIRSILDTVDEGFIVLDRDYRILTANKAYCSQVGGCDEKIIGRHCYEISHKTERPCFEEGEECAARHAFEKGIPHTALHRHKDAGGNILYVETKAFPIKDTEGNVTSVIEVINNITEKYLLEEERLRTQKLESIGTLAGGIAHDCNNLLQGVFGYISMAKITHDQKEKSLAMLDQAEEALHLSVNLTTQLLTFSKGGKPLKKLIRIAPVIENAVKFALSGSHTDFRLDILSDLWTVEADAGQLAQVIQNIVLNANEAMAGSAR
- a CDS encoding FAD-dependent oxidoreductase is translated as MKKDLVFVGGGHAHLTALFKLRDYVDRGHRVTVISSSAYQYYSGMGPGMLSGIYRPQEIRFNIKKMTEDRGGVFMEDRVSGIQPQTKSLSLVSGTSIGYDVVSFNTGSEVSLSSTAGPSARIFTVKPIGNLLKAKKEIEAGAGQKTLRITVVGGGPAGVEITGNVWRLLRGLDGKAEITLVAGSRMLHALPDRVRRLARESFLARGISVMEGRRVKAVEEDRVVFDDNTSQGFDIALIATGVRPSALFRDSGLPVGPDNGLLVNSHLQSIAYPGIFGGGDCISLEGHKLAKVGVYAVRENMVLFNNLMASLEGGELETFIPQQQYMLIFNLGNGRGVLWRGKFVWHGRIPFLLKDYIDRRFMRTFQVSGEQLE
- a CDS encoding response regulator, whose protein sequence is MPSRANLLLPDGGQFVRIAIEDTGTGIPEPNLAKIFDPYFTTKQKGSGLGLATSYSIIKNHGGVIEVKSEVNRGTTFTIYLPASRGTEIGTAAATTAAAGTRKGRVLLMDDEELVRNVAREMIAALGHEVEGAEDGMRAIELFRQARDAGRPFDLVILDLTVKGGMGGEEAIAKIREIAPEVKAVVSSGYADSPIVADFPAYGFSAVLNKPYRIDSLKNCLDPFFS